Proteins from one Acidobacteriota bacterium genomic window:
- a CDS encoding N-acetylmuramoyl-L-alanine amidase, with product MSQKNYKRYLTYPTLILFFLLSTFPVYSLKDIAIVHNIRYFSSEDYTRVVVDVNKPVKFNEQKLIEKGRTRIYFDILNSRLANIPDRFIINKGYLKEIRIAQFRRNIVRVVLEFKEIQKYNIFSLQNPFRIIIDIFGEEFTRPSIPSIPSPTEKKEYSMARQLGLGVKKIVIDPGHGGHDPGAIGLFGLKEKEIVLDIALKIKKLIEKNLDIDVIITRNKDNFIPLEERTAKANSEKADLFISIHANSSRNKNRNGFEIYTLNFTTDPDAIDVAARENAVSTKSIGELENILKKIILNSKLSESQGLAKMIHKSMENNAFPVPKGLKQAPFYVLIGAEMPSILVEVAYLSNARDAALLRKPSEREKIASGIYNGILEYLKSLGKV from the coding sequence ATGTCTCAAAAAAATTATAAAAGGTATTTAACTTACCCAACATTAATCTTATTTTTTTTGTTGTCTACTTTTCCAGTTTATTCTTTAAAAGATATCGCAATCGTTCACAACATAAGATATTTTTCAAGTGAGGACTACACAAGAGTGGTCGTGGATGTGAATAAGCCAGTAAAATTCAATGAACAGAAACTCATTGAAAAAGGTAGAACAAGAATTTATTTTGATATCCTGAATTCCAGATTGGCAAATATACCAGATAGGTTCATAATAAACAAAGGTTATCTTAAGGAAATAAGAATAGCCCAATTTAGAAGAAACATAGTAAGAGTTGTATTAGAATTCAAAGAAATCCAGAAATATAATATCTTTTCTCTTCAAAATCCATTTCGAATCATTATCGACATATTTGGAGAAGAATTTACAAGGCCATCAATTCCTTCCATCCCTTCTCCTACAGAAAAAAAAGAGTATTCCATGGCAAGACAGCTTGGCTTAGGAGTTAAAAAAATAGTTATCGATCCAGGGCATGGTGGACACGACCCTGGTGCTATTGGCTTATTTGGATTGAAAGAAAAAGAGATTGTCCTTGATATAGCACTAAAAATCAAAAAATTAATCGAAAAAAATCTTGACATTGATGTAATAATCACAAGAAACAAAGATAATTTCATTCCGCTGGAGGAAAGAACTGCAAAAGCAAACTCAGAAAAGGCGGATTTATTTATTTCAATCCATGCTAATTCCTCAAGAAATAAAAATAGAAATGGGTTTGAAATTTACACATTAAATTTTACAACTGACCCTGATGCCATAGATGTGGCTGCGAGAGAAAATGCAGTTTCAACAAAATCCATAGGAGAACTGGAAAACATCCTGAAAAAAATCATCCTTAACAGTAAACTGAGCGAATCTCAGGGATTAGCAAAAATGATACATAAAAGTATGGAGAATAACGCATTTCCTGTTCCAAAAGGATTAAAACAGGCTCCATTCTATGTGTTGATTGGAGCTGAAATGCCTTCAATTCTCGTTGAAGTTGCTTATTTAAGTAATGCAAGAGATGCAGCCCTTCTAAGAAAGCCTTCTGAAAGAGAAAAAATAGCTTCAGGAATCTATAACGGCATATTAGAATATTTAAAATCCCTCGGAAAGGTTTAA
- a CDS encoding DUF362 domain-containing protein — protein sequence MERRKFLNSIIAGGVVLKFFPEIIHSQTLPDLAVVQSESPYIGTKKAIEKIGGMKKFISRGDKVIVKPNIGWDRIPEQGANTNPEVVKALVEMAYEAGARKVMVLDNPCDNAKKTYIRSGIEKAAKEAGAEVPLPNLRRIKRVSINGEYLKEWDVLVNFVEVDKIINVPVAKHHSLAVLTLGMKNWLGAIGGERNRLHQQIDGVVNDLADFFKPSLSVIDAWRIMVRNGPTGGSLSDVQIKKTIIAGRDYVAVDSYGATLFGKTYRELGFLRIAEKRKNGEVDLSKLKIEKSKI from the coding sequence ATGGAAAGGAGAAAATTTTTAAACTCTATTATTGCTGGTGGGGTTGTTCTAAAATTTTTCCCCGAAATTATTCATTCTCAAACTTTGCCTGACTTGGCAGTGGTACAATCAGAATCTCCTTATATAGGAACAAAAAAAGCAATAGAAAAGATAGGGGGGATGAAGAAATTTATATCTCGAGGAGATAAGGTAATAGTAAAACCAAACATCGGATGGGATAGAATTCCTGAACAGGGAGCAAACACAAATCCAGAGGTTGTAAAAGCATTGGTTGAAATGGCATATGAAGCAGGAGCAAGAAAAGTCATGGTTCTTGACAATCCGTGCGATAACGCAAAGAAAACATACATAAGGTCAGGGATTGAGAAAGCAGCAAAAGAAGCAGGAGCTGAGGTTCCTCTTCCAAATTTGAGAAGAATAAAAAGAGTCTCAATTAATGGAGAATATTTGAAAGAATGGGATGTTCTCGTAAATTTTGTTGAAGTAGATAAAATCATTAATGTCCCTGTAGCAAAACATCACAGCTTAGCTGTTCTCACGCTCGGAATGAAAAACTGGCTCGGAGCTATCGGTGGCGAGAGGAATAGACTCCATCAACAGATTGATGGAGTAGTTAATGACCTTGCAGATTTCTTTAAGCCCAGCCTTTCAGTTATCGATGCCTGGAGAATTATGGTAAGAAATGGTCCAACTGGTGGGAGCCTTTCTGATGTCCAGATAAAGAAGACAATCATAGCAGGCAGGGATTATGTTGCAGTTGATTCCTATGGAGCTACACTCTTCGGAAAAACTTATAGAGAACTTGGATTTTTAAGAATTGCCGAGAAAAGAAAGAATGGTGAGGTAGACCTTTCAAAATTAAAAATTGAAAAATCAAAGATCTGA
- a CDS encoding 4Fe-4S dicluster domain-containing protein, which yields MKNQRSEKYIIIELLRIITQFIFFFIFFYLILITKYPEKDVLSAPVNIFFKFDPLIPLVNLVSSHILLKAFYFSLITLMITILFGRFFCGWICPLGSLLQLFSFIFRKAKIFIQLKDKESRLLWKYYLLIAFLIFSIFSVNLFGIIDPFSLLYRSFTNSVFPVAGKILDSVIFIFYSINMNLFVELGDRISQFMESYYMDLNFDQGLFIGLIFLVIIFLNSLKDRFWCRALCPLGALLGIFGNFSFLKLKLDRSKCNECKLCNIRCPTEATPFPENKWKASECIFCFTCAKVCPYSGITFPLESKPALNKTVNFEKRKLIFTGMAGVVLAPFFKISSAVKNADPSLIRPPGAVKEEEFVKKCIKCSECIKVCPTNGLHPSLFEGGFETLWTPKLVPKIGYCEYNCYLCSQVCPTDAIEKITMEKKKKIHIGTAFVDKDRCLPFSFGINCIVCEEHCPTSPKAIKMVEEEVTTKDGKKIMKVPVVIPEECIGCGICEYKCPVRDLAAIRITSVGETRSEKNVMLL from the coding sequence TTGAAAAATCAAAGATCTGAAAAATATATAATAATTGAGCTTTTAAGAATAATAACCCAATTCATATTCTTCTTTATTTTTTTTTATCTTATTCTTATAACAAAATATCCAGAGAAAGATGTTCTTTCTGCACCGGTAAATATATTTTTTAAATTTGACCCTTTAATACCATTAGTAAATCTGGTATCTTCTCACATTTTATTAAAAGCTTTTTATTTCTCACTGATAACATTGATGATAACAATTCTATTCGGAAGGTTTTTCTGTGGATGGATATGTCCATTAGGTTCTTTGCTCCAGCTATTTTCATTTATTTTCAGAAAAGCAAAAATATTTATACAGTTAAAGGATAAAGAGAGCAGACTCCTGTGGAAATATTATTTACTTATAGCCTTTTTGATATTTTCAATTTTCTCAGTGAATCTTTTCGGTATCATAGACCCATTCTCTCTCCTTTACAGATCATTTACAAACTCTGTATTTCCTGTAGCAGGGAAGATACTCGATTCAGTTATATTTATTTTCTACTCAATAAACATGAATCTTTTCGTTGAACTCGGTGATAGAATCTCCCAGTTCATGGAATCTTACTATATGGATTTAAATTTCGATCAGGGATTGTTTATCGGGTTGATTTTTTTGGTGATTATATTTTTGAATTCTTTAAAAGATAGATTCTGGTGCAGAGCCCTATGCCCGCTCGGTGCACTGCTGGGAATATTCGGAAATTTTTCATTTTTGAAATTAAAATTAGACCGAAGTAAATGTAATGAATGCAAATTATGTAACATTAGATGTCCAACCGAGGCAACTCCTTTTCCAGAAAACAAATGGAAAGCCTCAGAATGTATATTCTGTTTTACGTGCGCAAAAGTTTGCCCTTATTCTGGCATTACATTCCCCCTTGAATCCAAGCCTGCTCTAAACAAAACAGTTAATTTTGAGAAAAGGAAATTAATATTTACAGGAATGGCAGGTGTTGTTTTAGCTCCATTTTTCAAAATTTCATCTGCGGTAAAAAACGCTGACCCTTCGCTAATCAGACCTCCCGGAGCAGTTAAGGAGGAAGAATTTGTAAAAAAATGCATAAAATGTAGTGAGTGCATAAAAGTTTGTCCTACGAATGGATTGCACCCTTCCTTATTCGAAGGAGGTTTTGAAACTCTATGGACTCCAAAACTTGTTCCCAAAATAGGATACTGTGAGTATAACTGTTATCTCTGCTCCCAGGTATGTCCCACAGATGCGATTGAAAAAATTACAATGGAAAAGAAAAAGAAAATTCATATCGGAACAGCTTTTGTGGATAAAGACAGATGCCTTCCTTTCTCATTTGGAATAAATTGTATTGTATGTGAGGAACACTGTCCTACCTCTCCCAAGGCAATAAAAATGGTCGAAGAAGAAGTAACCACAAAGGATGGAAAAAAAATCATGAAGGTTCCGGTTGTAATCCCTGAAGAATGTATTGGATGTGGAATATGTGAATATAAGTGTCCTGTTAGAGACCTTGCAGCAATTAGAATAACAAGTGTTGGAGAAACACGCTCAGAAAAAAATGTTATGCTTCTTTAA
- a CDS encoding electron transfer flavoprotein subunit beta/FixA family protein: MEILVFIKQVPDTETRIRISEDKKSIVEEDLAFILNPYDEFAIEEALRIREARGGKVTAVSVGKEKVTTVLKKALAMGVDEAILIKDEAGETYDGFRIAKIISEFIRKEFPVYGLLFFGKQAIGSDNAVIPSMVGEFLTIPSITVVTKLTVENGKGKVHREIEGATEVVEFSLPAIISAQKGLNEPRYETLKGIMAAKKKEIKIFTLEGLGLKEEDLSPSIEISKIDYPPPRKEGRIIDGTPEEAVKKLVELLRNEAKVI, encoded by the coding sequence TTGGAAATTTTAGTATTTATAAAACAGGTTCCAGATACAGAAACCAGGATCAGGATATCTGAAGATAAAAAATCCATCGTAGAAGAAGATTTAGCTTTTATACTGAACCCTTACGATGAATTTGCCATTGAAGAAGCCTTAAGGATTAGGGAAGCAAGAGGCGGAAAGGTCACAGCAGTCTCTGTGGGAAAAGAAAAAGTTACCACAGTATTGAAGAAAGCTTTGGCAATGGGAGTGGATGAGGCGATTTTAATAAAGGATGAAGCTGGAGAAACTTACGATGGATTCAGAATTGCAAAGATAATTTCTGAATTTATAAGAAAAGAGTTTCCTGTTTATGGTCTTTTGTTTTTTGGAAAACAGGCAATTGGAAGCGATAATGCAGTTATTCCCAGTATGGTGGGAGAATTTCTGACTATCCCCTCGATTACGGTTGTTACTAAATTAACGGTTGAGAATGGAAAAGGAAAAGTCCACAGAGAGATTGAAGGAGCGACAGAGGTTGTTGAATTTTCGCTTCCTGCAATAATTTCTGCTCAAAAAGGATTGAATGAACCAAGATATGAAACTTTGAAGGGAATAATGGCTGCAAAGAAGAAGGAAATCAAGATTTTTACTCTTGAAGGGTTAGGACTTAAAGAAGAAGATTTAAGCCCGTCGATTGAGATTTCGAAAATTGATTACCCTCCTCCAAGAAAAGAGGGTAGGATAATTGACGGAACACCCGAGGAAGCAGTGAAAAAGCTTGTTGAACTTCTAAGAAATGAAGCAAAGGTAATTTAA
- a CDS encoding electron transfer flavoprotein subunit alpha/FixB family protein yields MILVFIEQREGRIKKSSIEVLSKSIRLKRGEVNSIIIGNNLKDSINDLKKFCEKIYVYDDPFFEKYSSLYSDIIVDLAKRLTPEAIFFSATSLGKDLAPRVAANLNVSIASDCIEIKWESDILYIKRPIYAGKAFALVNFLKKPYIATLRPNVFSIDFNGDKNAEIIEEKYELKKEINSKVIEILRGGGTALDITEAQAIVSGGRGMKTPENFSLLKELASIIPNCAVGASRAAVDAGWIDHQHQVGQTGKVVSPDLYMAFGISGSIQHLAGMSSSKVIVAVNKDPEAPIFKVADYGIVGDLFEVVPLLKEELKKLLSQ; encoded by the coding sequence ATGATATTAGTATTTATAGAACAAAGGGAAGGAAGGATAAAAAAATCCTCAATCGAAGTTTTGTCGAAGTCAATCAGATTAAAAAGAGGAGAAGTTAATTCAATAATTATTGGAAATAATTTGAAAGATTCCATCAATGATTTAAAAAAATTTTGTGAAAAAATTTATGTTTATGATGATCCTTTTTTTGAAAAATATTCTTCTTTATATTCTGACATAATTGTAGATTTAGCGAAGAGATTAACCCCAGAAGCAATTTTCTTTTCAGCCACATCTTTGGGAAAGGATTTAGCTCCAAGAGTTGCAGCTAATTTGAATGTATCGATTGCGTCAGATTGCATAGAGATAAAATGGGAAAGCGATATTCTTTATATAAAGAGGCCGATTTACGCAGGAAAAGCTTTTGCCTTAGTTAATTTCTTAAAAAAACCTTATATTGCTACTTTAAGGCCCAATGTTTTCTCCATCGATTTTAATGGAGATAAAAATGCTGAAATAATAGAAGAAAAGTATGAATTAAAAAAAGAAATAAACAGTAAGGTTATCGAAATTCTAAGAGGAGGAGGAACAGCTCTTGATATAACAGAAGCACAGGCCATTGTATCTGGAGGAAGGGGAATGAAAACTCCTGAAAATTTTTCCCTTCTCAAAGAATTAGCTTCAATTATCCCGAATTGCGCTGTTGGTGCCTCAAGAGCAGCTGTGGATGCAGGATGGATAGACCATCAACATCAGGTTGGGCAGACAGGAAAAGTTGTATCTCCTGATTTATACATGGCCTTTGGAATTTCTGGGTCTATTCAGCATCTTGCCGGTATGTCCTCTTCTAAAGTGATTGTGGCAGTGAATAAAGACCCTGAAGCACCAATTTTTAAAGTAGCAGATTATGGAATTGTTGGAGATTTGTTTGAAGTAGTACCTCTTTTAAAAGAAGAGTTGAAAAAACTTTTATCTCAATAA
- the fabF gene encoding beta-ketoacyl-ACP synthase II codes for MSSQFGEKRRVVITGIGLVSPLGIGKEENWKNILEGKSGIGLITKFDASEFRTRIAGEIKGFDPLKFIEEKEIGRIDPFIQYALAAAHLAIEDSGIKLPFENPERVGVYAGSGIGGLKSIEDTHREYLEKGPKRISPFFITSVVINLAAGQISIKYGAKGPNSATSTACSTSSHSIGDSFKIIQRGEADIMIAGGSEAPITPLGLGGFSSMRALSTRNDEPERASRPFDRYRDGFVMGEGAGILILEELNSALKRNANIYAEIIGYGMSGDAFHITAPCSDADGAIRVMVNTIKDAGISPDLIDYINAHGTSTPLNDKLETLAIKKVFGGRAYKIAISSTKSMSGHLLGAAGALEAGITAMAIKEEILPPTINLTNHDPDCDLDYVPNVSRKMKIYAAISNSFGFGGTNASLLFKKFEGG; via the coding sequence GAAAAAGTGGAATTGGGTTAATTACAAAGTTTGATGCCTCCGAGTTTAGAACACGGATTGCTGGTGAAATAAAAGGATTTGATCCATTAAAATTCATTGAAGAAAAAGAGATTGGTAGGATAGATCCCTTTATACAATATGCATTGGCTGCAGCCCATCTCGCAATAGAAGATTCTGGTATAAAATTGCCTTTTGAAAATCCTGAAAGAGTAGGTGTTTATGCTGGTTCAGGAATAGGAGGTTTGAAGTCAATTGAAGATACACATCGGGAGTATCTTGAAAAAGGACCTAAGAGGATATCTCCATTTTTTATAACTTCTGTTGTTATCAATTTAGCTGCAGGCCAGATCTCAATAAAATATGGGGCAAAAGGACCTAACTCTGCAACTTCAACTGCCTGTTCAACGAGTTCTCATTCAATAGGTGATTCCTTTAAAATAATTCAGAGAGGAGAAGCTGACATAATGATTGCAGGAGGCTCAGAAGCTCCTATCACTCCATTAGGGCTTGGAGGTTTTTCTTCAATGAGAGCTCTATCCACAAGAAATGATGAACCAGAGAGAGCATCAAGACCTTTTGATAGATATAGAGATGGGTTTGTAATGGGAGAGGGAGCAGGGATATTAATTTTAGAGGAGTTGAATAGTGCTTTAAAAAGAAATGCTAATATCTATGCAGAAATTATCGGATACGGAATGTCTGGAGATGCATTTCATATTACAGCACCCTGTTCTGATGCCGATGGAGCTATTAGAGTTATGGTTAACACTATAAAAGATGCAGGAATTTCACCGGATTTGATAGATTATATAAATGCCCATGGAACTTCTACTCCTTTGAATGATAAGCTTGAGACCCTTGCAATTAAAAAAGTTTTTGGAGGTAGGGCGTATAAGATTGCAATTTCTTCCACAAAGTCAATGTCAGGTCATCTTTTAGGAGCAGCAGGAGCACTGGAAGCTGGAATAACAGCAATGGCAATAAAAGAGGAGATATTGCCTCCCACGATAAATCTTACCAATCATGACCCTGATTGCGACCTCGATTATGTTCCAAATGTTTCAAGAAAGATGAAAATATACGCAGCGATCTCCAATTCGTTTGGCTTTGGTGGAACGAATGCCTCACTGTTATTTAAAAAATTTGAAGGAGGTTAG
- a CDS encoding VanZ family protein, with protein sequence MFQSKLIYIRLITALYASLIIYSSTKTKAPLDITRYFPDYLLHFIEYGILGVLLFLSISRNPKESLKRNAAVTIFISFLFGILNEIIQSFVPGREASIKDIVFNLFGSIIFLSALSYFHKNKL encoded by the coding sequence ATGTTCCAATCAAAATTAATATACATAAGACTTATAACTGCTCTTTATGCTTCTTTAATTATTTATTCTTCTACAAAAACAAAGGCTCCGCTTGATATAACAAGATACTTCCCTGATTATCTTCTTCATTTCATTGAATACGGGATTTTGGGAGTCCTTTTATTTCTTTCTATCTCAAGAAATCCTAAGGAAAGTCTGAAAAGAAACGCTGCTGTGACAATTTTTATTTCATTTTTATTTGGAATTCTTAATGAAATCATTCAAAGTTTTGTTCCAGGCCGTGAAGCCTCAATTAAAGATATAGTATTTAATCTATTCGGATCCATTATATTTTTAAGTGCTTTATCCTATTTTCACAAAAATAAATTGTAA
- a CDS encoding DUF6677 family protein: MNAYFIFFSGWLVPGLGHLIQKKYVRAVIFFLCIVSMFLLGLTMEGKFFKSKVENLLGLLAFFSDLGNGILYIIFSAMGTGEGNQRAVTFDYGTAYIAGSGLLNYLVALNAYDIAKGKKK; this comes from the coding sequence ATGAATGCATATTTTATTTTCTTTTCAGGATGGCTTGTTCCAGGATTGGGGCATTTAATCCAGAAAAAATATGTAAGAGCAGTTATTTTCTTTTTATGTATAGTTTCTATGTTCTTACTCGGCCTCACAATGGAAGGTAAATTTTTTAAATCAAAAGTTGAGAATTTGTTAGGTCTTCTTGCTTTTTTTTCTGATTTAGGGAACGGAATTTTATACATAATCTTCAGCGCAATGGGAACCGGCGAAGGAAACCAAAGGGCTGTAACATTCGATTATGGAACTGCTTACATAGCTGGTTCAGGTCTTCTAAATTACCTTGTTGCATTGAATGCATATGATATAGCAAAAGGAAAGAAAAAATGA